From a region of the Mycolicibacterium sp. MU0050 genome:
- a CDS encoding alpha/beta hydrolase, producing the protein MTRPVEHNGPRSLVLWAWGLLRLDFTGIAIGTLFFCLSLTPSLLPRSWQFAGLIGGMNAALGYGLGVLLGKGLCRFVLRGRTWWPPSSRAQTALKVVTVGVAIAASVLMVVPAAGWQRQVSELMGIEGPGVLGYTRTLVVAAAVAIVLVAVARVLLDLTKLVARMLIRRWRLNGEVAQFIGTAVVVILLVTLINGVLLRGFLAGASRVFQPQNTATRDGVEQPSEPQKSGSPASFASWDSLGYQGRNFVAGGPDAAELTRINGAAAKEPIRVYVGLQTADTDEARLAVLLSELHRTDAFEREALVIVPTTGTGWVNPVAARAVELMYNGDTAIVALQYSYLPSWISFLGDQHTSMRSGQMLIGAVHDRWAKVPESQRPKLMLYGESLGSMAGQSAFGYLPDIALMGFDSVLWVGPPQASPLWRALIERRDPHTTEVAPRYDNGRTVRFSQGGDPAQVARDTAGPWDDTKVLFLQHASDPIVWWSPDLLLSRPDWLVEPRGQDRTAAMRWYPFVTFSQVGADMLNASEMPAGHGHNYDNVILDGWVAVAAPPDWTAADTERIRGAMEQTVGVDDSESSWTG; encoded by the coding sequence CGCGCTCGGCTACGGCCTCGGCGTGCTTCTGGGTAAAGGGTTGTGCCGCTTCGTGTTACGCGGTCGTACCTGGTGGCCGCCGTCGTCGCGCGCGCAGACCGCGTTGAAGGTCGTGACGGTGGGCGTCGCGATCGCCGCGTCGGTGCTCATGGTGGTGCCGGCAGCCGGGTGGCAGCGCCAGGTGTCCGAGTTGATGGGTATCGAAGGCCCGGGCGTGCTCGGTTACACGCGCACCCTGGTGGTCGCAGCGGCGGTTGCGATCGTGCTGGTCGCCGTCGCCCGGGTGCTGCTGGACCTCACCAAACTGGTTGCGCGGATGCTGATCCGGCGATGGCGGCTCAATGGTGAAGTGGCGCAGTTCATCGGGACCGCGGTGGTGGTGATCCTGCTCGTCACGCTGATCAACGGTGTCCTGCTGCGCGGCTTCCTCGCCGGGGCCAGCCGGGTGTTCCAGCCGCAGAACACCGCCACCCGCGACGGCGTCGAGCAGCCGTCGGAACCGCAGAAGTCCGGCAGCCCAGCGTCTTTCGCGTCCTGGGATTCCCTGGGCTATCAGGGACGCAACTTCGTGGCCGGCGGGCCGGACGCGGCCGAGCTGACCCGGATCAACGGTGCCGCGGCCAAGGAGCCCATCCGGGTCTACGTCGGTCTGCAGACCGCCGACACCGACGAGGCCCGGCTGGCGGTGTTGCTCAGCGAGTTGCACCGCACCGACGCATTCGAACGCGAGGCCCTGGTGATCGTCCCCACCACCGGGACCGGCTGGGTCAATCCCGTTGCGGCGCGGGCCGTGGAGCTGATGTACAACGGCGACACCGCCATCGTGGCGCTGCAGTACTCGTATCTCCCCAGCTGGATCTCCTTCCTCGGTGATCAGCACACGTCGATGCGGTCGGGCCAGATGCTCATCGGTGCCGTGCACGACCGCTGGGCCAAGGTGCCCGAATCGCAGCGGCCCAAGTTGATGCTGTACGGCGAGAGCCTGGGCTCGATGGCGGGGCAGAGCGCCTTCGGGTATCTACCCGACATCGCGCTGATGGGCTTCGATTCGGTGCTGTGGGTCGGGCCGCCGCAGGCCAGCCCGCTGTGGCGGGCGCTGATCGAGCGTCGCGACCCCCACACCACGGAGGTCGCGCCGCGCTACGACAACGGGCGCACGGTCCGGTTCTCCCAGGGCGGCGACCCCGCCCAGGTGGCCCGCGACACCGCCGGCCCGTGGGATGACACCAAGGTGCTGTTCCTGCAGCATGCCTCGGACCCGATCGTGTGGTGGTCGCCGGATCTGCTGCTCTCCCGCCCGGACTGGCTGGTCGAACCGCGCGGGCAGGACCGCACCGCGGCCATGCGGTGGTACCCGTTTGTGACGTTCTCCCAGGTGGGCGCCGATATGCTGAACGCCTCGGAGATGCCGGCCGGGCACGGCCACAACTACGACAACGTCATTCTGGACGGCTGGGTGGCCGTCGCGGCGCCGCCGGACTGGACCGCGGCGGACACCGAGCGGATTCGCGGCGCGATGGAGCAGACGGTCGGCGTGGACGACTCGGAGTCCTCCTGGACGGGCTAG